From the genome of Nasonia vitripennis strain AsymCx chromosome 1, Nvit_psr_1.1, whole genome shotgun sequence, one region includes:
- the LOC103315488 gene encoding uncharacterized protein LOC103315488, whose amino-acid sequence MSLGLHYYEDFVAIVPIVTHTSFHIPLNILTCLFVIPAIAVSLIRLNVYLRILSTNPGVFEIIQVLSLERHCLAPRGQVRQFPRNRRLATGHIHQPQLHSISAGRQFRNADDQVSDPTNQRHLHQLHPEA is encoded by the exons ATGAGTCTGGGTCTGCACTACTACGAGGACTTCGTCGCGATTGTGCCGATCGTCACTCACACCAGCTTCCACATTCCCCTCAACATCCTGACCTGTCTCTTCGTCATCCCGGCCATCGCCGTCAGTCTCATTCGGCTCAATGTTTACCTGCGTATCCTCAGCACCAACCCGGGTGTGTTCGAAATCATCCAAGTGCT GTCTCTTGAAAGGCATTGTCTCGCACCAAGAGGTCAAGTTCGACAGTTTCCGCGAAATCGCAGACTCGCCACTGGACATATTCATCAACCGCAATTACATTCGATATCTGCCGGAAGACAGTTCCGAAACGCTGATGATCAAGTCTCGGATCCGACAAATCAACGACATCTACATCAGCTGCATCCAGAAGCTTAA